The genomic stretch TTTATGTAGATAAACTTAGGTATACTTTCACTTTCGATCAGGTCGTGGTAGGGTTATTTTTGCCAGACCGACTTATCTTTTCATAATCTAATAGAACCGGTTTTTTTCCTATCTCAGTTTGAAAAGGGAAGGGTGAATGAATGTTGATTTTTTTTGGTGTTCGATGTTCCAAAGATGCTTACAAACAATTGTTGTTTGCTTTGAGCTTTTACTTCTCTACTTAATTACTCCTGTTTGTTAATGTTTTTCTTTCACAGTTATATCAATTAATGAATACTCTGATTTCAAACGAAGCAGACAACACAACTTTCTTGGTAAGCAAAATTTAATGGAACTATGGAAGTATGGAACTTTTATATGTTCATGGGATTTTGGTTTACCAACTTGTTGTGGTATTCAGGAAGCAAGTAATGTTGGTGGGAGATGGTGCATCAGGTCAGGAGCAGGCCAAACCACAAATTTCAAGGGGCTACTGCTCTCAAGGTGAGCCTATGAGTTTTGTGGCATTGTACGCTTACCTTTTAGCTTTAGGCTTACAGTACATAACTGCCATAATTCTCTTCCTAGTtgttctttttgtagtttctatCCAACCACACcaatttttttgttattttaaaaATATCCTATCATGACTAGATCAATAAAAAAATTTGGGTTCAAGGATTTGATGTTgtgtaacaaaaaaaattaaaaagttaGAGAAATAGCAATAAAAAGCAAATACACCAGTAATGGAAAGAAGTCCATCATAAATGGATTCCTTATTTATTACTCGACTGTATTCAATCTTGTAGTGGAGCTGGAGCTGGAAAAGTTATAGAGCCTGTCTCTGCTGTGTTGCTAAATGATGAATTATTAGAAGCAAAAGCATCTGTTGCAAATGCTGAGGCTGAAATTCTTTTGGATCTAACTGAGAAGGTAGTGATGGCCTTGTCTGAAATCTGGATAGTCACACCTTTGTGGAACTGATAACCTGGATAATTTATTGGTGACATTGATTTTTCCTATAATTTGAACAGATGAAACTGGAAGTGGATGACATAGAAAGTCTTTTGAAGAGCATAGTTGAGCTTGATGTTGTAAGTCTAGTTTGAAGTCCTTGTTACATTCATTGTCCTTAATCCTTATAATTACCTGCTTTTGTTGACACACTTTGTGGCGGTCCTGTTTCTACGTGCTTCTCGAAAAGACTAACTCTAAATATCAAGTCAAAATAATTGGAGACCCTGCTAACTTTGTTCTTGATACTTCTTGTAATTGATACTAGGTACCAACTACCTGTTTGGTTCCTTACCAACTGACCATTTTCATGAGACTGGAATTTGTTCTTCAAACATTTTTTCCCTTTGGATTTCTGTAGGAAAATAATACGGAGATTTTGTAAAATGAGGGAGATCAAACTTCACAAGAATTACTATATTGGTGTACGTGTCCAAGGAACAAGAACATCGATGTCATTTTGACCTCATAATCATCCAtgaataataaatttattatgtgTTGACATCTCCAATAAGAATTTTACCACCTTAGTTTTTCATGTTTCGGAAGATTGATACATAAATCATAGAGTCAAACTTATGGTTGTCCTGCGATGATTGTCGAGTGTGATCATGCTTTCACCTTTTTCTTAACTCTTTGTAAACTGTATGTGCCTGAACTGCTGAACTGCAGATAAATGCGAGAGCAAGTTATGGTCTCTCACTGGGAGGGACATTCCCTAGTTTACTTCCACTTGATGGTAAGAATGTTGCATTATCTTCTGAAGGCTTTTCAACAAAGGATAGTTCGTCTAAACTCTTCCCTTCCACTAAGAAACAGTGGAAGCTGTATCTTCCCAAAGCGTATCATCCTCTATTACTTCAACGGCACCGCCATAATCTACTAGAAGCCAGGAAGGAAGTTGCTAATGCCAAATCTGTACGATAACAAAAACTTATCTATCATTTTTTTgctttctttgctaaatttcaTGAAAATGGTCACCAGTTAATCAGTTGGGACTCAAACTGTACTTTCTGTAGGAACTCAGGAGACGAAGGCTATATGGAGAAAATTTCAACCAGCAAGGAGCTGCACTTATAGATATAGAAAAGCTACAAGAGAAGGTATACATGCGAGTTGTGAGTTACCGAAGAGTTAACTGTTCTCTGATGCTGATAACTAAAACCATCCTGTAAACAAATTCAATATTTCAGGTTACTCAAGTGGAAAACTCGCGCCCTATTCCTTCTGACTTTCTAATTGCAAATAACACGAGTGTTCTGCTCATAACTGGACCAAATACAGGAGGTAAAACCATATGCTTGAAAGCAGTTGGACTGGCCGCCATGATGGCAAAAGCAGGTCAAATTTTCATTTACAACTCGTGAAGAGTCTCTTTGCCTTGTTTCCTTATACATGCATTAGTTTCAAGTCTGTACCTTCATAGTTTTCACTTCGTAGTTTCTCCATCAATTAACCAAGTGTTAAACAGGTAGTCTGTTAAACCCTTCCCTAAAAGCAATGGCTGCATATACTTTTGTGTGCTGTTTAGCATCTTAGATGATGCGACCTATGTACAGAGTAACAGAAAGAGCTGCTACTACAACTGAAGCAGTTATGCTTCTCATTTTTCTTACCGTGAATCACATAGCTAAAAACAATTATGGCCACTTTTACTAAATGACATCATTTGAATATATGTCAGTTACTTGTAGCTGAAACGGTCTTGAGTACACTTTCAATCATTAATTCTCTGGTTTTATCAACTTgctttttatgcttttttttacaatAATTTATTAATATTCTCTTGTCCAGCCAGGTCTTTTTGTTTTATGTTCTGAACCAGCACACATCCCATGGTTTGATTCTGTTTTAGCTGATATTGGTGATGATCAGTCATTGTCACAATCTCTATCAACCTTCTCTGGGCACCTCAGACAAATTAGTGTAAGTAATATGAAGTACATGCGAGCAGTCGTAAAATTCCAGCTATTATCTCATTGTCTTGTAATTATTGATATTTAAAGGCCTTCACACAAGTTCACCGATAGTGAATATGAACTTGTAAGCTTGTTGTCTTGATGGTTGTGGTTTTTTCTGAAATGCACTAGATTACACTTAATTATTTATTGCACATAGTTACTTTTTTTGGTCTAGTAGAAACTCTGAATCGCATCACTGTCTGTGGAATATCGTGAGAACTTTAGAAATCAAGTCTTCCATTTTGTCCCCTTTTACGCATTGCCATAGTTCATGTAAATGATTTTACCGTTAAACCTTTATTAAAGCTAGTTGGTTTGACTAAAGAAAGAGGAAGACAAGGGTGATTCAACTGTCCTCGTATATTTTACCATCCTTGAATTAGTTGCCACTGATCAGTGACTTGCGCAAATGTTCCAGTATGTTTAATCCTATTCTGATGTATGGCTCACAGGATATTCAAGTCAGCTGTACCAGTCGATCCCTGGTGCTTTTGGATGAAGTACGTGTAGATTATCCTttttattactattttatttAGGATCTCACCCCTTTGTGTTTTAGAAAATGCATATCATTTCTATTACCACCATGGACTCAGACTGAGTTGGTTAGAGTAGTGCAAGGGCAAGAGGCCCAAATTTGGTCTTCGAAAAATTTCAGCTTTGCCTTACTGTAAGGTGGTAGTAGAAATGATGTTTGTTTCTTGATTTTAGTGCATCAAGTGTAGGTCTTTTTACAAAACAGTGTTGTCTTCAGAACTAATAGCTTTCTGTTAACCGTGAAGGTTGGTGCAGGCACTAATCCACTAGAGGGAGCAGCACTTGGCATGTCTATCCTTGAGTCTTTTGCCGAGGCTCGGGTTTTACTAACCATAGCAACAACACATCATGGTGAACTCAAAACCCTAAAATACAGGTAAAAGATGAGGGCTCACTGTCAATTTGTTAGGATTCCTTTTTAGAGTTATTATTCTTAAATTCTTCTGTGGcctgtgtttttcgtttatatgGTCATCTAAATGAAAATGTTGCTCTTGATCTAGATTATCGAATAGATGTGTACACAAGCACTCAGCAAATCTTATTTGTTTGATCACTTTTTATTGCAGCAATGATGTGTTTGAGAATGCATGTATGGAGTTTGATGATATCAACTTGAAGCCTACTTATAAGATACTTTGGGGAGTTCCAGGTTTCTATCCCAAAAAAGCTGACTAGTATTATATTTGTAAATCATGTGCACAATAGTTTGGTAATTATGCCATAACCTGTAACTACCTGATTCCATTGCTCATTTTTGCATCTTTCTTTTCACATAAatgttctttcttttttcttttttttcttttttttttttttaaatgtcagATGTTAATGGTCTAATTCTTTGTTTCAGGGCGTTCAAATGCCATTAATATAGCCAAAAGGCTAGGACTTCCTCAAAGTATCGTGAGTAATGCTTCTGAACTGTATGGAACAGCCAGTGCAGAGATTGATGAGGTAAGAATTTATTCATCGTGCTTCCTTTTGGTCTGGTTTAACTAAATTCTGCCACAAATGGGAGCTTATATTAATATTTCAAATCTTCAGGAACTAAATTAACAGGTTTTCTGTTTTTTGTTTCTTCCATAATAGATGATACATCCAAATTGTTCTTTTTTTCTCACTGTAATCTTGTGTCAATTGAGTGTGGGTCATCAGCTGTCTATATATACAATATTGTGCATGATATACTCAAAACTTACTCCCCACTCTACATTTGTTTTGCTCCGTTTTCTCTTGCCATTGATGGTATAGAGGCCTCTGAGGTAGGTCATCAGGATGTAAATTGTTCGTCTCGCCTTTACCAAGATGAGATTAGCTAAGCTGCTTGTTTTCTCGAGAACCCATAGTTCCAAGTTCTCCAGAAATGTAGAACTGATTTATAAAGAAGTAATGCGAATGTGCGAGACCTTGGTTTGGTTTCAAAATATAAAGTATGGTCCAAGATTCCAATCATCCATCTATGAGAATAACCTCTATCTGTGAAGAGCTGTTTTCTTGCTAGTTGTTGTGATTAAGAGAGGCTTGTTATTTATTTGTGGTGATCTTTCAGGTTATATTTGGTTTGGAAAAGTTCAAGCACGACGTTGAAGAATATGTGCACGAAGCACAGCATTATTTCAAGTGAGAAAATCTTTATCTATTGGCAATGATAGTAACATATCTTCCTGCAATTCATGCTGTATAGTGAGAGGAATGATGGGTGGGGGAGTTCGTTATTCATCGTGAACAATAGGGAAAATTGGTAACTTGTGGCTTGTAAAATTTGTATTTCGTTGAACATTTTGTTTATCAGTTGGGAAGGCTTAGAATTGTTTTGAACGAGAAATGGTTCATTACTTTATATGTGCATATATGTTGTGATCTAGTACTAGTGCATTATCAGAACTCAGAAACAATCTCTGTTACGAAGATATATAGGAATACCTACAATCTGGGATTATCATTAGTTTACATTGAAACTGTTCTACATTCTGTGAGGCTTTCGGAAAATACTAAAACCTTACATAAGCTTCTTTTTCTAATGTCTATCTTGCAGGCTTTCGAGGGAACTTCATGAGAAAGTATTACTTGCCCAAAGGATTATCACTGATCAAGGTTCTGATTTGAAATACAGAAAGATGCAAGAGATATCAGAGCTTACATCTGTTGCACGTTCAACTCTTCACATGAAGATGCGTGAATATCGTGAATCTGCCCGTGTGAATCCCCAGCCTCGGGAAACGGACACGAGGATGCATGGTGCACTTGTTAATAGTCAGCGCGCGGCAACCACAAAGACTCAGACTACACCTTCTCTATCACCAGGTATCACCATCTCTTCTTGTTAAGGTTGCTTGAGATTTCTTGATTTTTTGCTCACGCAAAGGGTCTAACGAGCTGCTTTTAAGTGGAAGGTGCGGAGAAAAAAATTAGAATTCCCAAAATTGGTGATATTGTGCATGTTAATTCCCTTGGAACAAAGGCAAAGGTTCTCCAGGTGGAACCTTCCAAGGAGGAGATAGTTGTTCAAGCTGGTAACCTCAAGTTAAAGCTGAAATTTTCTGCTGTCAAGACCTGACCTGTGAAGAGAGCTCGCTACCTTGTATAACTTGTCGTATTTTTTGGCGGTTGCCATGTTGCCAACAATACTTTCATCACAACATAGATTCCTGGTATGTTTGcaggtcatttttttttttttttttccaagaaCATATACTGTTTTCCCACAGCTCAGTTTTCTGATCTGTTGATTGCAGTCATTTGCAAATTCATTTTGGATAGGTCATGGGAGTTATATTCACTAGTTAGGTGACAAGCATGACGTTCATGAGGCAAAAGGTGATATGCAACTGAACTCTTACTGCACTCAGCTAAGTTACCAAATAGTCATTGATATTTGGAGGAATTGGAATTAATCCTTTTCACAGTCTTCAGCTTACATGGGGTTTATTAGTCTATATACTTCAAAAAGTTTAGCTCACTGGTCCTTGGGCAAAATTAAACAGACAGAAGACAGAACATCGCAGGAGGTTCAACTAGTAAAGTATACAGAAAATCAGGAATGATGCACAGGGTCTGATAAAAGTTGATAGAAATTTCCGAGATGTAGCAAAACAGCGACTATTCTAGGGTTTTTATTAGGGAAATGAGCTTGTAAGTTATAAGGCTCACATTTTCTTGTGATTGTTTTCGATTGAATGTACATAATGCTAATTTGACATTGACAAGTATATATGTAATTGAGACCACGAATATACTCTCTTCTATACCACGAAGTTTAATGTTGTAAAATTCGAGCTTGGTATATATTTATATCTGatgtcttatactccctccaattcacaataaacctcccatttcattttggagtaggtctcctgagagacggtctcttaataaactttattgagaaactattgtataattttaagaaaaattggtactaaaggtaataaaataggtacaaatcatgattaatgataaaatgggtacatttattatgtaaataggtacgaaattactataatacgatcaacaacaaaaggggtacgaaatacaaataaaaggctacgaaagattggtctctcaaaaacttagtgagagaccgtctctcccaagttttagtgttcattttgtcacaaaaattaaggaaacacattaccccaccatataattaaatttggaccacacaaatacactacaccaccatacaattaaatttggaccatacAAACACTtataaaaaaaggaaatagggaggttattgtgaataaccgaaaagggaaatagggaggtttattgtgaattggagggagtattattcatCTCTTTCTATTACACAAATTTATGAATTTCATAATTCAAGACGACATTACAAATAGAAGAAACAATAAACAGCAATTCTGTTCAACATGGATTGAACATGAACTGCTTTTGCTTTCTTACATGATATGAAAGACACCAAGTCTTCCTAGCTTCTTGTTCATCATTATGGCTCATAATTCATACTGCAGTCGCCATTAGTAATAGCCCGTAACTCGACCGGGAAATCCAGGAAGAAGAGCAAAACAACCAAAGACACACAGCAGCAGAACATCGGTATAGGACCAAAGATCCATAGAAACAATGGAAACGAAAAATAAAAGGCACGCGATCCCAACGACCAGAAGTAGCCTCCCTTATTAACAATCCTACAAACATAATCCACAGTCAAGTATGGGGAAGCAATCTTCTTGAAAGGCACATTGATGAGAATGCTAGCATGGCTGTAGTAGCGTATCGACTGCAAATTCAGCAAAAAGGCCAAGAGAAAGCAAACCAAGATGCTTATAAACTTAAAGGAGTAGGCCATTTCGCTTGCGTCCCCTAAAACGTGTCCAATCACTCGGTCACTCCCTTGGCTAGTCATCACGATAGCGATGACCGAGCTTAGGGTTATGGCTGTTGATGCTAACACAGTAGATGCCATGATGTTGTTTCTCAATGATTGCACTGCTAACACTCCATTATTCTTGTTGTCCTGCCATGTACATTCAATTTTCTTGGTTAGACAAAGAGTTGTCCTAGATATTGTCCAAAGTTCTTGTTTGGTTTAGCATTCGCTTCCTAAGCTCGGCATAAAAGGTAGTCTATCTTTGAGACACTGAGGTAATGTGGCGGGTattaaaaacttttaaatatgACCCGATGAATTATTTTTTGAAAACCGGAAACTTACATTACCTTATACTCTGTAATAGGTTGTGCCGTTTTATTGGCTTTCACTTTCCTTTTAACTTGATGGGTCATGCTATGACCATAATGTGTAATAAAATCGTCTTACACAATATTACGCATATGAAATAGTCCTAGTAGATTAATACGAGTATTAGTGGATGTATGTaaagaaatagaaagaaataAAATACCTCCATCATAGCTTCAACCCAAAAACGTCTATTAATTGCATGAATTCCGACGACGGTTTTGGTGGGTTGTTTGATGATCTTGAGCAAAAGCAGAGCATGGTACGCCCCCATCATAATTAATCCCAATGGTACCAAAGTATAATCCAACACTTGCTCATTCATTTTAGTTTAAAGGATAAAGGATATTTTCTCAAGTATGTATTAGGGTGAGGATTCCAAAAACTTGGGAACAAAATTATGAAATGATATGTGAGATTAAGAGGTAACTATATATAGGAGGTGACATATGGGAAAAATGTGCTTGAATTTAAGGTATCTAAACTGAAATTACTCAAATCTCAGACACCTTAATTGAAAATTTTCCTTCCTTTTGAAGATTGTAGGTGGCTAAACTTTAAAGATTTAGCTACTACCACTAGCCCAATATTTATTCTATAATTTCTTTTAAGATGGCACTTCTAATTTAAACTACTCCAtctgtttttttatatatgactttttcATATTTCGAAGaactcccttctctcttcaatatctcttaaaatataaaactaaatattatgatatgtattcTCAAAGAGTTTTTTCGTAATGAATTTAATGGtactatttttatattttttgaacaaatatatttttgtaaatattaaagttaaaAGCTTACCTCGTAaatacaaaacgtcatatataaaaagaAATTGAGGGAGTATTAATCACATTTATAAGCCTAAATAATATACACGTGCAAAGTTGTATACTGATCGCACTACGTTAGTTGTTTCCTAAATTCGATTAAAGAAGTACAAATTTGTACACATCTAATTAAAGAATTATAGTACATGGACATTGGACCGTGCCATTGTCAGATTGCATAACAACTTAGTAAATGTCACTAAATCGACCGCTAACCTAATTTCGGACCCAACTGACAATTACGTACGTTTTGTCATGTATTAGAAAAAGATCGCTTGTGTAACGACTGTAAAAATATGATCGAATAAACAAGTTTGACGACCCCCCTGGCGCAGATGATGCTTCTGAAAAATAATTCTACAAAATAGTGAAAGACTTTCGTAATTTTGAGTTTTTGTTGAACTTAATTTGTACTACatttatctatctatattattaaggAAAGCTTTTTTCGAGCAATATTAGAGTTTTAGAACTTTTCAAAGTCAGAAAACACCTCAATAAATTaagggaaaatgcacgcggtgtccttgaagtttcgaattttgcccgaaatacccaattttttgtttcggaaaactttaagaggctataactcgtgtctacgagttcaaaaagtgataattttttttaaatcgattatctttccgagaattacgatttgaaaaaaaaaaattcgtatttggatcccgtggctaggagttGTTGTACATCAAAAAAATTTTACCGAACAAAatttgagtgaccatatctcttggtcacgaatttcaaactcgacaattttttttggatttttcccATTTGTGCCCTCGTAGTATTCACTTTTCCCATCTGTACCTCTTCGTAGGGCAACTTATTAATCGTGCCCTTAAACTTAATTAGTCGCCCCATCGTAGCTAATCTTAAACAAACCGTCTATTTTAGACGTTAAGTGCCAACCACGCCTTTTGCCAACTAAGCGTCTTCATCGGCGCAAGAACTTGACATATGACTTGGCAACTTAATTA from Silene latifolia isolate original U9 population chromosome 5, ASM4854445v1, whole genome shotgun sequence encodes the following:
- the LOC141657140 gene encoding uncharacterized protein LOC141657140 isoform X1, whose amino-acid sequence is MLSSSLFPNSISSISTKLTTITPKIKSTSTNFRAILKPPNSAVSDTTEKPRVLLNSLRVLEWDKLCDAVSSFAGTSIGRQASKEQLEVLDQTYEESLRLLNETNAAVEIHKYSSGIMEFASIDALLVRSGIDHVRRSSPLSGQEAIAVVVLLQFAEALQLNIKAAIRENADLYDRFVPLVESILNWVISKSLVKSVLRVVSEDGSIKDSASGKLQQARLRVLNLESKLYQLMNTLISNEADNTTFLEASNVGGRWCIRSGAGQTTNFKGLLLSSGAGAGKVIEPVSAVLLNDELLEAKASVANAEAEILLDLTEKMKLEVDDIESLLKSIVELDVINARASYGLSLGGTFPSLLPLDGKNVALSSEGFSTKDSSSKLFPSTKKQWKLYLPKAYHPLLLQRHRHNLLEARKEVANAKSELRRRRLYGENFNQQGAALIDIEKLQEKVTQVENSRPIPSDFLIANNTSVLLITGPNTGGKTICLKAVGLAAMMAKAGLFVLCSEPAHIPWFDSVLADIGDDQSLSQSLSTFSGHLRQISDIQVSCTSRSLVLLDEVGAGTNPLEGAALGMSILESFAEARVLLTIATTHHGELKTLKYSNDVFENACMEFDDINLKPTYKILWGVPGRSNAINIAKRLGLPQSIVSNASELYGTASAEIDEVIFGLEKFKHDVEEYVHEAQHYFKLSRELHEKVLLAQRIITDQGSDLKYRKMQEISELTSVARSTLHMKMREYRESARVNPQPRETDTRMHGALVNSQRAATTKTQTTPSLSPVEGAEKKIRIPKIGDIVHVNSLGTKAKVLQVEPSKEEIVVQAGNLKLKLKFSAVKT
- the LOC141657140 gene encoding uncharacterized protein LOC141657140 isoform X2, with product MLSSSLFPNSISSISTKLTTITPKIKSTSTNFRAILKPPNSAVSDTTEKPRVLLNSLRVLEWDKLCDAVSSFAGTSIGRQASKEQLEVLDQTYEESLRLLNETNAAVEIHKYSSGIMEFASIDALLVRSGIDHVRRSSPLSGQEAIAVVVLLQFAEALQLNIKAAIRENADLYDRFVPLVESILNWVISKSLVKSVLRVVSEDGSIKDSASGKLQQARLRVLNLESKLYQLMNTLISNEADNTTFLEASNVGGRWCIRSGAGQTTNFKGLLLSSGAGAGKVIEPVSAVLLNDELLEAKASVANAEAEILLDLTEKMKLEVDDIESLLKSIVELDVINARASYGLSLGGTFPSLLPLDGKNVALSSEGFSTKDSSSKLFPSTKKQWKLYLPKAYHPLLLQRHRHNLLEARKEVANAKSELRRRRLYGENFNQQGAALIDIEKLQEKVTQVENSRPIPSDFLIANNTSVLLITGPNTGGKTICLKAVGLAAMMAKAGLFVLCSEPAHIPWFDSVLADIGDDQSLSQSLSTFSGHLRQISDIQVSCTSRSLVLLDEVGAGTNPLEGAALGMSILESFAEARVLLTIATTHHGELKTLKYSNDVFENACMEFDDINLKPTYKILWGVPGRSNAINIAKRLGLPQSIVSNASELYGTASAEIDEVIFGLEKFKHDVEEYVHEAQHYFKLSRELHEKVLLAQRIITDQGSDLKYRKMQEISELTSVARSTLHMKMREYRESARVNPQPRETDTRMHGALVNSQRAATTKTQTTPSLSPGAEKKIRIPKIGDIVHVNSLGTKAKVLQVEPSKEEIVVQAGNLKLKLKFSAVKT
- the LOC141656037 gene encoding uncharacterized protein LOC141656037, coding for MNEQVLDYTLVPLGLIMMGAYHALLLLKIIKQPTKTVVGIHAINRRFWVEAMMEDNKNNGVLAVQSLRNNIMASTVLASTAITLSSVIAIVMTSQGSDRVIGHVLGDASEMAYSFKFISILVCFLLAFLLNLQSIRYYSHASILINVPFKKIASPYLTVDYVCRIVNKGGYFWSLGSRAFYFSFPLFLWIFGPIPMFCCCVSLVVLLFFLDFPVELRAITNGDCSMNYEP